The following is a genomic window from Sphingomonas sinipercae.
CCGCTGATCGAACCGCTGAGCCTGGACGAAGCCTATCTGGACGTCAGCGAGGATCGGCTCGGGCTGGGTAGCGCAAGGGCGATCGCCCAGGATATCCGGCGCCGCATCCGGGAGGAGACGGGCCTGACCGCATCCGCCGGGGTAAGTTACTGCAAGTTCATCGCCAAGCTGGCCTCCGACCACCGCAAGCCGGACGGTTTGTGCGTGATCACGCCGGACAGGGGCGCCGATTTCGTCGCTTCGCTGCCGGTCGCGCGCTTTCACGGCATCGGGCCGGTGACGGCGAAGAAGATGGAAGCGCTGGGCATCCACACCGGCGCCGACCTTCGCGCCTGGAGCCTGCCGGAACTGGAAGCGCGCTTCGGCAGCTCCGGCGGCTGGTACTGGCGAATCTGCCGCGGCATCGACGAGCGCGAGGTCAAGCCCGACCGGCCGTACAAGTCGGTCAGCGCCGAGCGGACCTTCGATGAGGATTTGATCGAACCGGGGGCGCTGGCGGCGGAGCTCGAGCGGATCGCCGGCTATGCCTGGGCGCGGGTCGAACGGGCCGAGGTCACCGGGCGGACCGTCACGTTGAAGGTGAAATTCGGCGATTTCACGACGATCACCCGCTCCAAGAGCTTCGTGCAGTGCGTCGATGACCAGCAGGCGTTCGCCGCCGCCGGCCAGGCGCTGCTTGCGGGCCTTCACCCGCTGCCCAAGGGCATCCGCCTGCTCGGCCTTGGGCTGCACAGCCTGTGCGAAGAGGGCGCCACGGGGCCGCTCCAGCTGACCCTTGCGGTCTGAGCGAGGCCAGACTCGCGTCTGGACGCAAGTTGTGCTATAAAATTGTCACACAGGCCGCATCCTTTTCCGCGGCCGGACAAGCAGGAACTAGCACTTCAGACGGAAGAGCCGCGGCCAGCAGGTCGTTTTGGGGGACGATGCGGGATGTGTCGGCTCTCTTCGTCGTAATCAGAAAGGTGAGCAATGGCTGCTAAAGCGCTTAGCTTCGACGTTGGCGATTATGTTGTGTACCCCAAGCATGGTGTCGGCCGTGTCGTTGAGCTGCAGAGCACGGAGATCGCCGGCACCCGCCTCGACCTCTACGTCCTTCGCTTCGAGAAAGAGAAGATGACGCTTCGAGTGCCGGTGGCGAAGGCCGATTCGGTCGGGATGCGCAAACTGTCGTCCGACAAGACGATGAAGGACGCGCTCGAGACGCTCAAGGGCAAGCCGAAGGTCAAGCGGACCATGTGGTCGCGCCGCGCCCAGGAATATGAAGCGAAGATCAACTCGGGCGACCTGACGTCGATCGCCGAAGTGGTGCGCGACCTGTTCCGCCCGGACGATGCGCCGGAGCAGAGCTATTCAGAGCGGCAGATCTTCGAGGCCGCTTCTTCCCGCCTGGCCCGTGAGCTCGGCGCGATGGAAGAGACCGACGAGAAGGGTGCCCTGGCCAAGATCCTGGAGATCCTGAACAAGGCCGCCGAAATCCACCACAAGGCCAAAGAGCCCGCTTAAGCGAAGCCTTTGACCGACGAAGAGGGCGCGACCGCAAGGCCGCGCCCTTTTTCGTGCGCGTCGGATTCCGCTTGAAGCTACGATTGTAGAACTGTATGGTCTTCCTAACACAGGGAGAGTCGGGATGCGCAACGGAATTGTCATCGCAGCTGCGGCGCTGGTCGCCGCGGGGGGTTGCAGCCAGGGCCATGCAGAAAGCGGTCCGAGCGTCCAGCGGCAGTATCAGGTCAGCGGCTTCGACCGGATCGCGGTGGCCGGCCCTTATGACGTCAAGGTCGTGACCGGCCGGCCGCCCGCTGTCTCGGCGCACGGGTCACAGGCGCTGATCGATCGCCTGGTGGTCGAGGTGCGCAACGGCGAATTGATGATCCACCCGCGCAAGGAACGCAGCTTCAACTGGAACGGCGTGCACGGTTCGGCGGTCGTCGAAGTCTCCGCCCAGATGATCCGCGGCCTGGCGCTGGCCGGTGCCGGCGACGTCACGATCGACCGGATCGCCGGCGACAGGTTCGAAAGCAGCATTGCGGGCGCCGGCGACCTGACGATCGGATCGGTCGCGGTGCAGTCGCTCGACGTCAACATCGGCGGCGCCGGCGACGTCAGGGCCAAGAGCGGCCAGGCGCGCACGGCCAGTTACAGCATTGCCGGATCGGGCGAGATCGATGCGGCCGGCGTTAAGGTCACGGCCGCGAAAATCTCGATCGCCGGGTCGGGCAACATCCGCGGGCAGGTGTCCGGGGCGGCTGACGTGAGCATCGTCGGCTCCGGCGACGTCGCCTTGTCCGGCGGCGCCAAATGCTCGGTGTCGAAGCTGGGCAGCGGCGACGTCCGCTGTTCCTAACCCGCCCTTAACCATCAGCGGCGACAAGGGCCGCCATGCGCTTGCACCTTTTCGTCCAGATGGCCCTCGCAATTGCCGCGGCCTCGCCGCCGGCGGCCGCGACCCGGTCGTTCACCATCACCGGTTTCGACCGAATCCGGGTCGACGGACCGTATAAGGTCACACTGACCAACAATGTCGCGCCCTTCGCCCGGGCGACCGGGCCGCTCGGCGCGCTCGACCGGGTCAGCATCGATGTGCAGGGACGCACCCTGATCGTCCGCCCGGCAGTGTCGGCCGCGGCCGGAAACCGGTCGTCGCAACGCGAAGGGCCCGTCGAAATCGCGGTCGGCACGCATGAGCTGACCCAGGCGACGGTCAACGGTTCCGGCTCGCTCAGCATCGACAAGGTGCGCGGGCTGTCGTTCGAACTGTCGGTGCAGGGGGCGGGCGGCGCCCGGATCCAGCGGATCGACGTCGACCGGCTCAAGCTGTGGCTGAGCGGTTCGGGCAGCAGCACGGTCGCGGGCAAGGCTGCGACGTTGACCACCAGCGTGCTTGGGACCGCCCTGCTCGACGCCGCCGCGCTGACCGCGAAAGACGCGACCATCGCGGTCGAGGGAACGTCGACGGTGCGGCTGAACGTCGCCGACAGCGCGAAAGTGAATGCGCGCGGACCGGCAATCGTCGAACTTGGCGGCCGCCCGTCCTGCACGCTTCGCGCGGAAGGGTCGTCGGAAGTGACCGGCTGCCGCTAGAGGGCAGCCGACCGCTTAGTTGACGGCGGCGTTGGCCTCGACGCCGGACAGGAAGCCCCACAAGGCATCGGCCAGCTCGGCGGCAGCGCCCAGCGCCTCGACCTTTTCGGCGTCCGGCAGCTTGTCGAGCAACTCGCGGCAGACGGCGCTATGTTCGACGTCGGCACTTTCGTGGACCCGGAAGAAGCGCAGCGTTTCCTCCGCGGTGATCCCGTAACGGTCGACCAGCCCTTCGATCTTCGCCGACGCGACGCCCGGGAATTGCGATTCGTAGGCGTATAGCGCGCCCAGGCCGGAGGCGTAGGACGTGCCCGACAAGCGGCGGAACGTGTCGATGAGGTTGCGGGTCTCGACGTTCAGCGCCTGCTCGCGCACCGCGGCGTCGTTTTCGCCAAGGCCGCAGGCGAACATCATCCACAAGGTCGCGTGATCCTGCTTGCCGGCCTCGAGCCCTTCTTCCTCGGCGAGGTTTTCCGCGAGCATCCGGCGGCCGTCGCGGTCCGGACAGGCGCTGTGCACCGCGCTGACCGCGCGCGGGAAAGCTTCGACATGGTGGAAATATTGGCGGGCGTAGGCGCGCAGCGTGTCGAGCGGCAGGCGGCCTTCGGTCCATGCCTGGTAGAACGGATGCGAAAGCATCGCGCGCTCGGCGACAGCGGCGTCGATCTGGGTGGAAATGGCGATGGTCATGAGCGGGCCTCCCTGTGCGTTCGGCACCAGCGATAGGCGGCACGCCGCTGCTGGGCAAGACGAGTGAGCGGCCGGCGCCCCCGGCGGTGCTCGGGCGCGGCAACCGATGCGCCGTTCGACCGTTAAAGCTTCAACACGAAAAAAAGGGAGTTGGACTATGTATATCGGTATCGGCGGTCTTATCCTGTTGATCATCCTGCTGGTGGTCCTGTTCTAAGACCAAGCAACACGATTGAATTACGGCTGGCGGTGCGGGCGTTCCATTAGACGAGCGCAAGCGCCGCCAGTTTTCCATAGAGCCGTGGTGGAAGCAGCCCGACGCCGCTGACTTCCTCGCCGACATCTTTTTCATCGCCGCGCTCGTAGTAACGCCAGCCCTGGTGGGCGCGGCACTGCGTCGGCGTCAGCCTGACCAGGGCCGCCGCGCAGACGATGTCGACGCGGCCATCCTCGCGATCGTCGAAGCGCAGGATCTGGTTGGAGCCGACCAAGCGGTGCTTGACGATCCAGTGGAGCCCGCCGCCGATCACTTCGTCGGCGCGCTTGGGCCTGTAACGGGTGGCGATGCGAAGCTCCCCGCCTTCGGCACGAAGGGCGATACGCGCGGCGAGCGCGTCAAAGTCGCGGCAACCGAACGCCACCTTCGTCAAACCCACAGCCGGCATACACCCAACTTACAAATTATGGGTGCGAAGACAATAGCTTAGCGCACAACACCGGAAGCAGTGGCAAGGCCAAGGAAGGCCAGGAAGCCCATCGAATCGGTGACCATCGTGACGAAGACGCTGCTGGCGACCGCGGGGTCGGCGCCGGCGCGCTCGAGGGCCAGCGGAACCATCACGCCGGCAAGGCCAGCGACGATGATGTTGATCAGCATGGCCGCGGCGATGACGCCGCCCAGCGACGGGCTGCCGAGCACGAGCGTGACGCCGATGCCGATGAGCACGGCGATGGTCAGCCCGTTGAGGATTGCGACCCGAATCTCGCGCCCTACCGCGCGCCAGCGGTTGGAGCCGGTGAGCTGGTTGGTGGCGATGGCGCGCACCGTGACGGCCAGAGTTTGCGTGCCCGCATTGCCGCCCACGCCGGCGACGATCGGCATCAGCACGGCCAGGATCGCAAGCCGTTCGATGCTATGTTCGAACTGCCGGATGACGAAGGCCGCGACGAGTGCGGTGAGCAGGTTGGCGATCAGCCAGCGGACGCGCGAACGGTAGCTTTCGCCGACCGGTTCGTTGATGTCGCCTTCATCGACGCCGGACAGCAGCAGCGCATCCTCGCTCGCTTCTTCCTGGATGATGTGGACGACGTCGTCGACGGTGATCATGCCGACCAGGCGCCCGTTGTCGTCGACCACCGCGGCGGACACGAGCGCATATTTCTGGAAGCGGAGCGCCACGTCCTCCTGGTCCATCTCGACCGGGATCAGGGTCTGTTCGCGCTGCATGATGTCGGCGACCGGGGTCTTGCGCGGGGCCCGCAGGATGCTCGACAGCTTGCAGGTGCCGACCGGCCGGTGCGCCGGCGAGACGACGAACACTTCCCAGAAGTCGTCGGCCAGTTCGCCCGGGGAGCGCAGGTAATCGATGACTTGGCCGACGTTCCAATGTTCGGGCACCGCGATCAGGTCGCGCTGCATCAACCGGCCGGCGGAATCCTCCGGATAGGTCAGCGCTTCCTCGATGGCCGCGCGGTCGTCCGGCTCCATCGCCCGCAGGACGGCGCGCTGCTCGTCCTCTTCCAAATCCTCGAGAATGGCGACGGCGTCGTCCGTCTCCATCTGCCCGGCGATGTCGGCGACCTGCTGCGGCTCAAGCGCATCGAGCAGGTCCTCGCGGACATATTCGTTCATCTCCGCCAGCACGTCGGCGTCGACGATCCCGGCGAGCGCCTTGACCAGCCCTTCGCGCTCGTCGCGGGCGGCAAGCTCAATCAGGTCGGCGACGTCGGCCGGGTGCAGCGGCTCGACCAGCTCGCGCGCGGTGGCGTCGTCGCCGGCCTCGACCGCATCGAGCACGCGGTCGACGAATTCCGGGCGCAGCCGGTCTTCCTCGTCAATTGCCGATGCGGGGGCGGAGCCGAGCGCTTCTTCCTCGTGAGGGGCGGAGACGTGTTCGCTCTCGCTCATTGCCCTCATCCCCTGCGCCCGTCCCGGCCCTCCTATTGCCGAGCCTCCACTGGCGCAAGCGCGGGCGGCTCCCTAAGTCGTCGCCAATCGAACCCTTTTAACAGTCGGAGACTCGACGATGGCGGACAGCCTGACCTTCACCCTTTCCAGCGGCGGCGACGTCGTCATCAAGCTTCGCCCCGACCTGGCGCCCGGCCATGTCGAGCGGATCACCCAGCTCGCCAGCAGCGGCTTTTACAACGGCGTGCCGTTCCACCGGGTAATCCCTGGCTTCATGGCGCAGGGCGGCGACCCCACCGGCCGCGGCACCGGCGGGTCCGACCTGCCGGACATCAAGGCGGAATTCAGCGCCGAGCCGCACGTTCGCGGTACCTGTTCGATGGCGCGCACGAGCGATCCGAACAGCGCCAACAGCCAGTTCTTCATCTGCTTCGACGACGCGCGCTTCCTCGACAAGCAATATACTGTCTGGGGCCAGGTCGAGAGCGGGATGGAGCATGTCGACGCCTTGCCCAAGGGCGAGCCGCCGGCGAACCCGGGCACGATCGTCAAGGCGACGGTCGGCTGAAATGACTCAGCCGGTCGCGCTGATTACCGGCGCGTCTGCCGGGCTGGGCGTCGAGTTCGCCCGGCAGCTGGCGCGGCGCGGCCACCGGCTGGTGCTCGCCGCCCGGCGCAAGGACAGGCTTGAAGCGCTTGCCCGCGAGATTGGGAACGCCCGCGCGGTCGCCATCGACCTGGCGCGAGCCGGATCGACGGCGCGGCTGGTGGCGGACATCGAAGCGGCCGGCGAAGAGGTCCATGTGCTGGTCAACAACGCCGGCTTCGGCCTTCGCGGCAAGTTCGCGGAGCTGGATTCAGCGCGTCAGCGGGAGATGATCGACCTTAACATCGGGACGCTCACCGACCTGTGCCGGGCAGT
Proteins encoded in this region:
- a CDS encoding CarD family transcriptional regulator, which translates into the protein MAAKALSFDVGDYVVYPKHGVGRVVELQSTEIAGTRLDLYVLRFEKEKMTLRVPVAKADSVGMRKLSSDKTMKDALETLKGKPKVKRTMWSRRAQEYEAKINSGDLTSIAEVVRDLFRPDDAPEQSYSERQIFEAASSRLARELGAMEETDEKGALAKILEILNKAAEIHHKAKEPA
- a CDS encoding peptidylprolyl isomerase, producing MADSLTFTLSSGGDVVIKLRPDLAPGHVERITQLASSGFYNGVPFHRVIPGFMAQGGDPTGRGTGGSDLPDIKAEFSAEPHVRGTCSMARTSDPNSANSQFFICFDDARFLDKQYTVWGQVESGMEHVDALPKGEPPANPGTIVKATVG
- the mgtE gene encoding magnesium transporter, translating into MSESEHVSAPHEEEALGSAPASAIDEEDRLRPEFVDRVLDAVEAGDDATARELVEPLHPADVADLIELAARDEREGLVKALAGIVDADVLAEMNEYVREDLLDALEPQQVADIAGQMETDDAVAILEDLEEDEQRAVLRAMEPDDRAAIEEALTYPEDSAGRLMQRDLIAVPEHWNVGQVIDYLRSPGELADDFWEVFVVSPAHRPVGTCKLSSILRAPRKTPVADIMQREQTLIPVEMDQEDVALRFQKYALVSAAVVDDNGRLVGMITVDDVVHIIQEEASEDALLLSGVDEGDINEPVGESYRSRVRWLIANLLTALVAAFVIRQFEHSIERLAILAVLMPIVAGVGGNAGTQTLAVTVRAIATNQLTGSNRWRAVGREIRVAILNGLTIAVLIGIGVTLVLGSPSLGGVIAAAMLINIIVAGLAGVMVPLALERAGADPAVASSVFVTMVTDSMGFLAFLGLATASGVVR
- a CDS encoding head GIN domain-containing protein, with the protein product MRNGIVIAAAALVAAGGCSQGHAESGPSVQRQYQVSGFDRIAVAGPYDVKVVTGRPPAVSAHGSQALIDRLVVEVRNGELMIHPRKERSFNWNGVHGSAVVEVSAQMIRGLALAGAGDVTIDRIAGDRFESSIAGAGDLTIGSVAVQSLDVNIGGAGDVRAKSGQARTASYSIAGSGEIDAAGVKVTAAKISIAGSGNIRGQVSGAADVSIVGSGDVALSGGAKCSVSKLGSGDVRCS
- a CDS encoding CADD family putative folate metabolism protein, whose protein sequence is MTIAISTQIDAAVAERAMLSHPFYQAWTEGRLPLDTLRAYARQYFHHVEAFPRAVSAVHSACPDRDGRRMLAENLAEEEGLEAGKQDHATLWMMFACGLGENDAAVREQALNVETRNLIDTFRRLSGTSYASGLGALYAYESQFPGVASAKIEGLVDRYGITAEETLRFFRVHESADVEHSAVCRELLDKLPDAEKVEALGAAAELADALWGFLSGVEANAAVN
- a CDS encoding DUF1489 family protein, with product MAFGCRDFDALAARIALRAEGGELRIATRYRPKRADEVIGGGLHWIVKHRLVGSNQILRFDDREDGRVDIVCAAALVRLTPTQCRAHQGWRYYERGDEKDVGEEVSGVGLLPPRLYGKLAALALV
- the dinB gene encoding DNA polymerase IV, which translates into the protein MKNGLGHSGRSLGESAPVGQPQVDPGRPPRKIIHVDMDAFYASVEQRDAPELKGKPVAVGGGHRGVVAAASYEARVFGVRSAMPSVTAKRRCPDLIFVKPRFDVYREVSQQIRAIFADYTPLIEPLSLDEAYLDVSEDRLGLGSARAIAQDIRRRIREETGLTASAGVSYCKFIAKLASDHRKPDGLCVITPDRGADFVASLPVARFHGIGPVTAKKMEALGIHTGADLRAWSLPELEARFGSSGGWYWRICRGIDEREVKPDRPYKSVSAERTFDEDLIEPGALAAELERIAGYAWARVERAEVTGRTVTLKVKFGDFTTITRSKSFVQCVDDQQAFAAAGQALLAGLHPLPKGIRLLGLGLHSLCEEGATGPLQLTLAV
- a CDS encoding GIN domain-containing protein; this translates as MRLHLFVQMALAIAAASPPAAATRSFTITGFDRIRVDGPYKVTLTNNVAPFARATGPLGALDRVSIDVQGRTLIVRPAVSAAAGNRSSQREGPVEIAVGTHELTQATVNGSGSLSIDKVRGLSFELSVQGAGGARIQRIDVDRLKLWLSGSGSSTVAGKAATLTTSVLGTALLDAAALTAKDATIAVEGTSTVRLNVADSAKVNARGPAIVELGGRPSCTLRAEGSSEVTGCR